From Mytilus edulis chromosome 9, xbMytEdul2.2, whole genome shotgun sequence, the proteins below share one genomic window:
- the LOC139489557 gene encoding transmembrane channel-like protein 7 isoform X1, which produces MNFEGNLHRDFGFERQSYERSEDAYYNGNLNDYPEEFYDAPYQTNSPDFDDGHHRNSYRNFNQGNNSRNERSSRYDMEQNYPENFIRSTNASSDYGHRHHNSNDFQSKQRNETRENRHSAQYPKHFETREKRHSAQYPKHSESLQDRDYITGQANNYQSDQSRASENLSHIDSNSRSLNEEIYDSVEEGPDYEGNFVQNISPRNYLTDNSNERKKSFRHGIENNAFDSHEVQSDYKSDSLDCSEDLVQMRHPERGENSHVVLDDGKKTYVFRKKAVPINDRHSRAASHRRSTVKRKSVITEGYVPSHRVSVVTLKEKKQMLEEQDTIHGVVNIFREKILQEPEFTEKGFAGWRHRQTQRWNAFTQQVQNIAKILEPWAGSFKTVEGRFGTAIMNYFRFIRWLMFMNLYMMVIMMCVTLVPHLILTDSPFNVTISNKTIPCTKEYGKSIKNFTDTENIGNKIFDVLQGTGWMEQTVLFYGAYQNKTLLENEKTYNMSLAYLLATGGSFLISFFLIVRNTGKGIKQGVMNKDSTVNQYTNKVFCGGWDFCINDKKAAKRRHQNFLQELKGDLDTQRLVWRKQSLTLKDKIKLYLIRTAVNIFVIAALGGSLYLIFYTNEKMLELQKNDSSKVNVIVEALIQYMPSITITLLNVVVPLIFNKLVTYEDYTPVFEIRITLLRIILLRLASLGILIGSLYRVIASPADSYRSDCGNQRWEVTDQNQQGTTSIKCWETYVGQQIYKLIILDFLVGVIITFVVEFPRRIIYKKFHNTNKLVNMVGQQEFDLPKVVLDIVYSQTLCWMGLFFCPLTPILGFLKCFIFFYVRKISLLTNCVQPVRPYRTSRYNSLFFSDIPIDKLCTASPTLQNL; this is translated from the exons atgaattttgaaggGAACTTACATAGAGATTTTGGATTTGAAAGACAATCATATGAAAGAAGTGAAGATGCATATTATAATGGAAATTTAAATGACTATCCTGAAGAGTTTTATGATGCACCTTATCAGACCAATTCTCCTGATTTTGATGATGGACACCATAGAAACTCATACAGGAATTTTAATCAAGGAAATAACAGTAGAAATGAAAGGTCCTCTAGATATGATATGGAACAGAATTATCCAGAAAATTTCATTAGATCAACTAATGCAAGTTCTGATTATGGTCACAGACATCATAATTCTAATGACTTCCAAAGTAAACAAAGAAATGAAACCAGAGAGAACAGACATTCGGCTCAGTATCCCAAACATTTTGAAACCAGAGAGAAAAGACATTCGGCTCAGTATCCCAAACATTCTGAGTCCTTGCAGGATAGGGATTACATCACAGGTCAAGCAAACAATTATCAATCAGATCAGAGCAGAGCATCTGAAAACCTCAGTCACATTGATAGTAATAGTAGAAGCCTAAATGAAGAGATCTATGATTCAGTAGAAGAGGGACCAGACTATGAAggaaattttgtacaaaacatcTCACCCAGAAATTACCTGACAGATAATTCTAATGAAAGAAAAAAGTCTTTTAGACATGGAATTGAAAATAATGCCTTTGACAGCCATGAAGTTCAAAGTGATTATAAATCAGACAGTCTTGATTGCTCAGAAGATCTAGTGCAGATGAGACATCCAGAAAGGGGAGAAAACTCTCATGTTGTCCTGGATGATGGAAAAAAGACTTATGTCTTTAGAAAAAAGGCTGTTCCTATCAATGACAGACATTCAAGGGCAGCCTCACACCGTAGATCGACCGTCAAAAGAAAATCTGTCATAACAGAAGGATATGTTCCTAGCCATAGAGTTAGTGTAGTGACactcaaagaaaaaaaacaaatgttagaAGAACAAGACACAATACATGGAGTTGTTAATATCTTTAG AGAGAAAATTCTTCAAGAGCCTGAATTTACTGAGAAAGGATTTGCAGGATGGAGACACAGACAGACTCAG agATGGAATGCCTTTACACAACAagttcaaaatattgcaaaaatattGGAGCCTTGGGCAGGTTCTTTCAAAACTGTAGAAG GTAGATTTGGGACGGCTATAATGAACTATTTCCGTTTCATTAGATGGTTGATGTTTATGAATCTCTACATGATGGTTATTATGATGTGTGTGACACTGGTTCCCCACTTGATCCTGACTGATTCCCCTTTTAATGTCACCATTAGTAATAAAACAATACCATGTACTAAAGAGTAtggaaaatcaataaaaaatttcaCAGATACTGAGAATATTGGAAATAAGATATTTGATGTCCTTCAGGGAACT GGCTGGATGGAGCAGACTGTCCTGTTTTATGGTGCTTATCAAAACAAGACATTGTTAGAGAATGAAAAGACATATAATATGAGTTTGGCCTACTTGTTGGCCACAGGAGGATCTTTCTTAATTAGCTTCTTCCTAATTGTTAGAAA taCAGGGAAAGGTATCAAACAAGGAGTTATGAACAAAGACAGCACAGTAAACCAGTACACTAACAAAGTTTTCTGTGGAGGTTGGGATTTCtgtataaatgacaaaaaagctgCTAAAAGGAGACATCAAAACTTTCTTCAAGAGTTGAAG ggAGACTTGGACACACAGAGATTAGTTTGGAGGAAACAAAGTCTTACCTTGAAAGATAAGATCAAACTTTACCTCATTAGAACAGCtgttaatatatttgttataGCTGCCTTGGGTGGATCTTTGTACCTGATTTTCTACACAAATGAAAAGATGTTAGAG CTACAGAAAAATGATTCTTCTAAAGTCAATGTCATTGTTGAAGCCTTAATTCAGTACATGCCATCCATTACTATAACACTTTTGAATGTGGTAGTACCTTTGATATTCAACAAGCTAGTAACATATGAAGACTATACACCTGTGTTTGAGATTCGAATAACTTTATTAAG GATTATATTACTACGATTAGCCTCACTTGGGATTTTAATAGGATCATTGTACCGTGTTATTGCTTCCCCTGCTGACAGTTATAGGTCAGATTGTGGAAATCAAAGATGGGAAGTCACTGATCAAAACCAACAAGGCACAACCAGTATAAAG TGTTGGGAGACTTATGTAGGACAGCAAATATACAAATTGATCATTCTAGACTTTCTAGTTGGTGTAATCATTACATTTGTGGTAGAGTTTCCAAGAAG aatcATATACAAGAAATTTCACAATACAAACAAACTAGTGAATATGGTAGGACAACAAGAATTTGATCTGCCTAAAGTTGTATTAGATATTGTTTATTCACAGACTTTGTGCTG GATGGGACTGTTTTTCTGTCCACTGACCCCAATATTAGGATTCCtgaaatgttttatctttttttatgtcaGAAAG ATATCCCTATTGACAAACTGTGTACAGCCAGTACGGCCCTACAGAACCTCTAGATATAACTCTTTGTTTTTTTCAGATATCCCTATTGACAAACTGTGTACAGCCAGTCCGACCCTACAGAACCTCTAG